TGTTCGAAGGATCGCCCGAGACAAGCCCGACCGCGTAGTTCGTTTGATTCATTTCGCCTACAGCTAGTCTCCATTGATGACAGCTATCTAGAATTGCAGGGGCGCGCGCTCCGAAGATTGCTGTGAGCGAATTTCGGCAACAACCCCCGGCGACGTCGGCGCGAAAGCGTGCTTTCGTCGTTGTCGCAGCGCTCGACAAGTCCTACGAGCGCGACGACGACCCGCGGCATGCTCGTGAGCCGCGTCGAGCTCAAGGCGATCCGAGGCCATGCCGAAGCCCGAGCACCGATGACTGGCGAGGGACTATCGTCGACGGCCGCCACTCCCGAGCCGCTTGGCGGTGGCGCGGCCGAAGGCCAGCGCGTCGGCCGCCCGGGCGAGGTCCTCGCCGCCTTCCTGCGGCTCGGCCTCACCTCGTTCGGCGGCCCGGTGGCGCACCTCGGCTATTTCCGCGCGGAGTTCGTGGAGCGGCGGCGCTGGCTCTCCGACACGGCCTACGCCGACCTCGTCGCCTTGTGCCAGTTCCTGCCCGGCCCCTCGAGCAGCCAGGTGGGCCTGGCGCTCGGCCTCCGCCGCGCCGGCCTCTTGGGCGCGCTTGCCGCGTGGTGCGGCTTCACCCTGCCGTCGGCGATCCTGCTCGTCCTCTTCGCCGACGGCCTCGGCCACCTCGGCGACGTCTCCCATGCCCCCTGGCTCCACGGCTTGAAGATCGCGGCCGTCGCCGTGGTCGCGCAGGCGGTGTGGAGCATGGCCGGCAGCATCTGCACCGATCGGCGGCGCGCCTCCGTGGCCCTCGCCGCCGCCTGCGTGGCCCTGCTCGTGCCTTCCGCGCTCGGCCAGCTCGCCGCCATCGCAAGCGGCGCCGTCGTCGGGCTTTGCGCCTTGGCGCCGACCGCGACGGCGGCCGAGGATGCCCCCGCCGGCGTCGGCGGCAACCGCCGGACGGCCGTCGCGGCGCTCGCCCTGTTCGCGGTGCTTCTCGTCGCGCTGCCGATGGCGGCCGCGGCGACCGGCAGCCACGCGATCGACCTCGTCGCCCGCTTCTACAGGTCGGGCTCGCTGGTGTTCGGCGGCGGCCACGTCGTGCTGCCGCTGCTGCAGAAGGAGGTCGTCGCGCCGGGCTTCATCGGCAACGACAGCTTCGTGGCCGGCTACGGCGCGGCCCAGGCCGTTCCGGGGCCGCTCTTCACCTTCGCGGCCTATCTCGGCGCCAGCATGCACCCCGCGCCGAGCGGCTGGATCGGTGCAGCCGTCTGCTTCGGCGCGATCTATCTGCCGTCGGCGCTGCTACTTTTGGGCGCACTGCCGTTCTGGGACATGCTGCGCCGTCGCAGCTCGGTGAGAGCGGCGATGGCCGGCGTCAACGCCGCGGTCGTCGGCCTGCTGCTGGCGGCCCTCTACACGCCGGTGTTCACGAGCGCGATCCACGCGCCGCCGGACGCCGCGCTGGCGCTCGCGACCTTCGCCCTCCTCGCAATCTGGCGCTGGCCGCCCTGGCTCGTCGTCGTGGTCGGCGCGCTCGGCGCGACCATCCTCGGCTGACCCACGCTTTTCCGCGCGGCGGACGGTCGCACGACGTGCCTTGCTGCAGCCGTCTTGGCCCGCTCAGTCGACCCGTGCGGCTCGTCGTGAGCCGCCCCGCGTCGCGGCGCACGTTGACAAACCAGTCGACTGCACGACGCTTAGGCTCTGCCCCTTCAGTCCAACCCGAGGCTCATGCACATCCATCTCGACGCCATCGGCGGAGCCGCGGGCGACATGTTCGCCGCCGCCCTCCTCGATGCCTTCCCGCATCTCGAGGCCGACACCCTGGCCACCGTGCAACGCGTCGCGCCGGTCACCTGCAAGGTCGTCGACCACAACGACGGCGTGCTGCGCGGCCGCAGGTTCGACGTCGCGCGGCGGCGCGTCGAGACGGACGGCCACCATCATCACCACCATCGCCACTGGTCGGACATCCGCGCGCTGCTCCTCGACGCCGATCTCCCCGACACCGTGCGCGACCATGCCGTCGGCATCTTCACGCATCTCGCCGAAGCCGAGGCGGAGGTGCACGGCATCGCCGTCGCGGACGTGGCCTTCCACGAGGTCGGCGCCTGGGATTCGATTGCCGACATCGTCGCGGCCGCCTGCCTCATCGTCTCGACCGGCGCGACCACCTGGAGCGTCGGGTCGCTGCCGCTGGGCTCCGGCCGCGTCACCACGGCGCATGGCCTGCTGCCCGTGCCGGCGCCGGCGACCGCGATCCTGCTGCGCGGCTTCGAGATGCTCGACGACGGCATTGCGGGCGAGCGCGTGACGCCGACCGGCGCCGCGATCCTGCGCCATCTGCGCGACACGGCCGGCGCGACGCCACCGCGCCGCAGGGTGATGGGCCGCTCGGGGCTCGGCTTCGGGATGCGCAAGCTCGCTGGCGTATCGAACTGCCTGCGCGTCCTCGTCTTCGACGACGTCGCGGCGGGTGCGGGCGGCAGCCATCGCGAGCTCGGCGTCATCGAGTTCGAGGTCGACGACCAGTCGCCCGAGGACCTCGCGATGGGGCTCGATCGGCTGCGCGCGCACGCCGACATCTTCGACGTCGTGCAGATACCGGTGTATGGCAAGAAGGGGCGGATGATGATGCACGTCCGCGTGCTCGCCCGCAGCGGCGCGATCGACGACGCGATCGCGGCCTGCTTCCGCGAGACGACGACGATCGGCCTGCGCCACCACGTCGTCTCCGGCGCGGCGCTGCCGCGCGACATCCGCGAGATCGAGGTCGACGGCGCGACGGTTCGCGTCAAGCGGGTCGACCGCCCCGGCGGCCGCACCGCCAAGGCCGAAGCCGACGACGCCATGGCGCACGAAACCCACGCCCGCCGAGCGTCGATACGCCGCCGCGCGGAACGTTTGGCGCTCTCGGACGATGCAGCGGAATGAGCGCGGCTTTTGATCGCCTGCAGGCCAAAGTTTTGGAGCTCGGACGCGTCGCGGTCGCCGTCAGCGGCGGGGTCGACAGCATGACGCTCGCGACCCTCGCCGCGCGGACGCTCGGGCGCGACGCGATGCTCGCCGTCCACGCCGTCTCGCCCGCCGTGCCGGCCGAGGCGACGGCCCGCGTCCGCGCGCAGGCCGAGGCCGAGGGTTGGATTCTGCGCATCGTCGATGCCGGCGAGTTCGCCGACCCCCGCTACCGCGCCAACCCGGTCAACCGCTGCTTCTTCTGCAAGACGAACCTCTACGACGCCGTCGCCAAGGTCACCGATCGTCAGATCGTCTCCGGCGCAAACCTCGACGACCTCGGCGAATATCGCCCCGGCCTGACCGCCGCGGCCGAGCATGGCGTGCGCCACCCCTACGTTGAGGCCGCCGTCGACAAGTCCGCGGTGCGCCAGATCGCCCGCGACCTCGGCCTTGCCGCGATCGCCGAGCTGCCGGCGGCGCCGTGCCTGTCGAGCCGGATCGAGACCGGGCTGCGCGTCGAGCCGGAGACGCTGCAGTTCATCCACCGCGTGGAGCGGCTGGTCGCGGCGCGCGTCGCCGCGGAGCCGCCCGGGCGGGCCGTGCGCTGCCGTATCCGCGCGTCCGGCATCGTCGTGGAGCTCGACGCGCCGAGCCTCGCCGCCCTTGCCGACACCGACCGCGACGCCCTCGGCCTCGCCATCCTGGATGCCGCGCCGGCAACGGTTGCGCGGCGGACGGTATCGTTCGCGCCCTATCGCACCGGCAGCGCGTTCCTCGTCGACAAGCTAGAGGCGGCATCGTGAGCGGCGCGACCGAGTTCGTCCTCGACTTCGCCCGCGAGCGCCGCACCGGCCTTGAGGAGGCGATCTACTGCGCCGGCAAGTCGCCCGCGCAGATCGACGCGATCCTCGCCGCCGCCCGCGAGCGCGGCGCTTCCCTGTTCCTGACGCGGCTGTCGCCAGACCGCTTCGCCGCGCTGGCGTCCGACCATCGCGGCTCGCTCGACTACTGCGAAGCGTCGCAGACGGCGGTGTTCGGCACGCCGCGCCCGGTGCGCGGGGCGGCGGAGGTCGCCGTGGTCTGCGCCGGCACGTCCGACGTCGGCGTCGCGCGCGAGGCCGTCCGCACGCTCGCCTACCACGGCGCCGCGTCGACCCTAATCGCCGACGTCGGCGTCGCCGGCCTGTGGCGGCTCACCGAGCGGCTCGACGAGCTTCGGACCTTTCCGGTGATCATCGCCGTCGCCGGCATGGACGCGGCACTTCCCACCGTGCTCGGCGGCCTCGTCGCCAGCGCGATCGTTGCGGTACCAACCTCCGTCGGCTACGGCGTCGCCACCGGCGGCCGCGTCGCCCTCGACGCCATTCTCGCGAGCTGCGCCCCCGGGCTCGGCGTCGTCAACATCGACAACGGATTCGGCGCCGCGTGCCTCGCGCTGCGCCTGCTCAACGCGGCGCGCGCGATCGCCGCGCGACCGACGGAGGATCGATGACCCAACTCATGCTGCGAACCGGAAAGGGCCTCCCATGCAACGTCGGAACTTCCTCAAGGGCGCCGTGCTCGGCGCCGGCCTCGCCAAGGTCGGCAGCGCGGAGGCTGCCGTGACCAAGCCCGCGCTCCCCTCCACCCGCCCGGCCGACCCCGCCGACCTGCCCTTCGTCACCGACCCCGGCGAGCGCCGCGGCGAGATGCTGTACCGCAGCTTCGGTCGGTCGAACGAGAAGATCTCGGCGATCGGCTTGGGCGGCTTCCACCTCGGCAAGAACGCCGTCTCGGACGACGAGGCCGTACGCCTCATCCACGAAGGGATCGACCGCGGCATCACCTTCATGGACAATTGTTGGGACTACAACGAAGGCCGCTCCGAGCGCCGCATGGGCATCGCGCTGCAGCAGGAGGGCTACCGCAACAAGGTCTTCCTGATGTCGAAGATGGACGGCCGCACCAAGCAGGAGGCGGCCCGCCAGATCGACGATTCGCTGCAGCGCCTGCGCACCGACCATATCGATCTCGTCCAGCATCACGAGATCCTGCGCTACGACGACCCCGACCGCATCTTCGCCGAGGGCGGCGCGATGGAGGCGTTCCTCGAGGCGAAGCAGGCCGGCAAGCTGCGCTACATCGGCTTCACCGGGCACAAGGACCCGCGCATCCATCTCCAGATGCTGGCGGTCGCGGAGGAACGCGGCTCAAGTTCGATTCCGTGCAGATGCCGCTCAACGTCATGGACGCGCATTTCCGCTCGTTCGCGCATCTCGTCCTGCCGTATCTCGTCGAGCACGGCATCGCGGTGCTCGGCATGAAGAGCTTCGGCGACGGCGTGCTTCTGAAGAGCGACGTGCCGATCAAGCCGATCGAGTTCCTGCACTATTCGCTGAACCTGCCGACCTCGGTGGTGATCACCGGCTGCGAGAGCCAGCGCGACCTCGACCAGGCGTTCGAGGCCGTGAAGACGTTCCAGCCGATGGACAAGAGCCGCGTCGCCGAGCTGCTCGGCCGCAGCCGCCCGTATGCGCTCGAAGGCAAGTACGAGCTCTTCAAGACGAGCGCGACGTTCGACGGCACCGCCAAGAACGCCAAGTGGCTCGGCGACGAGAGCGAAAGCGTGCAGAAGCTGGCGCCGACGATGAAGTAGCGGCCTGGTGCTAGGACCGCCGGGCAGTTTGCTGACCGACGGTCCTATTCGATGCGCAGGCTCTCGACCCAACGGCTACCTTGGGCAGAGTCGTCGCGGTCGCCCGGGGCGTAGGGCGGCGTCTTGAGGTCGTCCGGCGGGGCGGCGATCGCGTTCAAGTCGATGGCCTGCGGCGTGCCGACAAGGGCATGGTCGGTCGGCTTCAGGGCGTAGTAGATGCCGTTCTGCAGCTTGGCGCCGTAGTCGTTCGGGGCTTTCCAGAAGAACAGGAGATCGTGCTCGAGCCAGCTCAAGTCGCTCGGCTTGACGACCGCGGGATGCTTGTAGGGATAGGCGACGAAGCACTGGATGTCCGGGCCTTCCTCGCACTTGAAATCCCGCATCGAGAGGAAGAACGTCTTCATCTTCGACGTGTCGACGGCGAGCTTGTAGGTCGCGGAACCGTCGCCCTGCGGCGTGAACGCGATGGTGCCGATGGCGATGTCCTTGCCGTCGCGAGTGTGCAGAACGATCGTCTTGTCGCCCTTGAAGTCGAACGCGAACGCCGGGGCTTCCACAAGCAGGAACCCCGCTGCCAGGCCGGCCGACAGCTTCGCACTCAAACGCATTCGTTCTCTCCAGCTTGCGGTCACGCGAGCGATCTCGACGTATCGTTTGAGAGGCTCCACGGGCCGAGCGCTCCGGCACCTTGTCACCGCTGTCGACGATTGAAATGAATAATCTCAGGACTTCTTGTAGCCGCGCGCCTTGTCGAGGTTCTTGGCCTGGTCGAGGCCTTTGGCGCTCCCGAGCTTGGCGTCATCGAGTTCCGCGCCATCGAGATCCGCGCCCGTCAAATCCGCGCCGGACAGGTCGGCGCCGGTCAGCACGGCGCGCGTGAGATCGGCGCCCCTAAAATTGACGCCCTTCAGGTCGGCGTAGCTGAAGTCGGCATGCCCGAGCTTGGCGTTCTCGAAGTTCGCGCCTTCGAGGTTGGCGCTGGTCATCTCGGTGTGCATGAGCCCCATCGACTGGTTCTTCATGTGGGCGCCGGCATCGGCACCGGAAAAGATCGCGCCCTGCAGCGCGCCGCCGGTGAAGCGCGCCAGCACGCGGGCGCCGCTCAGGTTGGCGCCCTTCATGATCGGGATCTCGCCCTTGTCCGCCGTCAGCCCCAGCGCGACGATCGGGCCGTCGAGGCTCGCATCGGTGAGGTTGGCGTCGGTGAAATTGGCGCCGATGATGTTGGCGAGGTCGAGATTGGCGCCGCTCAGGTTCGCCCGGCTCAGATTGTCGTGGGTGAGCCGCGCGCCGTGCAGGTTCGCGCCGGAGAGATTGGCGCCGGAGAGGTCGAGCCCCTCGAGGTCGAGGTTCATCAGCGACTTGCCGGCGAGGTTCTTGTCGCCCTTGAGGGCGGCCTTGACCTGGTCGGCCGTCACGTTCGCGGGCGTGCTCGGGTCCGCGCGCGTCGCGGCGAGGGCCGACCCGCCGAGCGCGAGCAGCGCGACGAGAGCGAGGGAAGCGACTTCACGCACGGGCGGTCCTCCTGGAATATCGCGACAATCTGTTCCGAGCGGCGGGGCGTGTCCGTGACTGTTGTCACCCGCGACCCGATATAGCGCCGCGGCGGGAGACTGGCTCGTGAAAAGCGGCGGTCACAGACTGCCTTGCAGCACGGCCTCATCCGAGGATGGTCGGAGATGGCGACCTTTACACCTCATGTCGGTGTGGATGACCTCGTGTTCGGCCTGACGGCGCGAGAGGTGCTGACCCTCCTCGGGCCGCCGAAGGCGGCTCGCAAGACCGCGAGGGGCGAGATCAGCGAGACGCGCGGCCCCGCTCAGCCGCGGGTCACCCTTGCCGCCGACCGCTTGGTGGAATTGAGCTACATGCCGGCTGCCGGCGCACTCGTCCTCGATGACGAGGATCTATTTGCCGGGGGGGAAGGGTTGCGCCACCTGCGGCGGATACAAGCGAGCTACGGCCCGCTCTTCACGCATGTCGGCTTCGTCGTCTGCCTCGAAGCCGGCATTGCCGTCACCGGGTTCCATGACGGGAACTTGGCGCAGAAGGCCGTGACCGTGTTCGAGCGCGGCCGCTG
This Beijerinckiaceae bacterium RH AL1 DNA region includes the following protein-coding sequences:
- a CDS encoding hypothetical protein (ID:RHAL1_03404;~conserved exported protein of unknown function;~source:Prodigal:2.6), which codes for MREVASLALVALLALGGSALAATRADPSTPANVTADQVKAALKGDKNLAGKSLMNLDLEGLDLSGANLSGANLHGARLTHDNLSRANLSGANLDLANIIGANFTDANLTDASLDGPIVALGLTADKGEIPIMKGANLSGARVLARFTGGALQGAIFSGADAGAHMKNQSMGLMHTEMTSANLEGANFENAKLGHADFSYADLKGVNFRGADLTRAVLTGADLSGADLTGADLDGAELDDAKLGSAKGLDQAKNLDKARGYKKS
- a CDS encoding Aldo/keto reductase family protein (fragment) (ID:RHAL1_03402;~source:Prodigal:2.6), whose amino-acid sequence is MKSFGDGVLLKSDVPIKPIEFLHYSLNLPTSVVITGCESQRDLDQAFEAVKTFQPMDKSRVAELLGRSRPYALEGKYELFKTSATFDGTAKNAKWLGDESESVQKLAPTMK
- a CDS encoding Aldo/keto reductase (fragment) (ID:RHAL1_03401;~source:Prodigal:2.6) — its product is MQRRNFLKGAVLGAGLAKVGSAEAAVTKPALPSTRPADPADLPFVTDPGERRGEMLYRSFGRSNEKISAIGLGGFHLGKNAVSDDEAVRLIHEGIDRGITFMDNCWDYNEGRSERRMGIALQQEGYRNKVFLMSKMDGRTKQEAARQIDDSLQRLRTDHIDLVQHHEILRYDDPDRIFAEGGAMEAFLEAKQAGKLRYIGFTGHKDPRIHLQMLAVAEERGSSSIPCRCRSTSWTRISARSRISSCRISSSTASRCSA
- the chrA gene encoding Chromate transporter (ID:RHAL1_03397;~source:Prodigal:2.6), with protein sequence MTGEGLSSTAATPEPLGGGAAEGQRVGRPGEVLAAFLRLGLTSFGGPVAHLGYFRAEFVERRRWLSDTAYADLVALCQFLPGPSSSQVGLALGLRRAGLLGALAAWCGFTLPSAILLVLFADGLGHLGDVSHAPWLHGLKIAAVAVVAQAVWSMAGSICTDRRRASVALAAACVALLVPSALGQLAAIASGAVVGLCALAPTATAAEDAPAGVGGNRRTAVAALALFAVLLVALPMAAAATGSHAIDLVARFYRSGSLVFGGGHVVLPLLQKEVVAPGFIGNDSFVAGYGAAQAVPGPLFTFAAYLGASMHPAPSGWIGAAVCFGAIYLPSALLLLGALPFWDMLRRRSSVRAAMAGVNAAVVGLLLAALYTPVFTSAIHAPPDAALALATFALLAIWRWPPWLVVVVGALGATILG
- the larB gene encoding Pyridinium-3,5-biscarboxylic acid mononucleotide synthase (ID:RHAL1_03400;~source:Prodigal:2.6) — encoded protein: MSGATEFVLDFARERRTGLEEAIYCAGKSPAQIDAILAAARERGASLFLTRLSPDRFAALASDHRGSLDYCEASQTAVFGTPRPVRGAAEVAVVCAGTSDVGVAREAVRTLAYHGAASTLIADVGVAGLWRLTERLDELRTFPVIIAVAGMDAALPTVLGGLVASAIVAVPTSVGYGVATGGRVALDAILASCAPGLGVVNIDNGFGAACLALRLLNAARAIAARPTEDR
- a CDS encoding hypothetical protein (ID:RHAL1_03399;~conserved protein of unknown function;~source:Prodigal:2.6); its protein translation is MSAAFDRLQAKVLELGRVAVAVSGGVDSMTLATLAARTLGRDAMLAVHAVSPAVPAEATARVRAQAEAEGWILRIVDAGEFADPRYRANPVNRCFFCKTNLYDAVAKVTDRQIVSGANLDDLGEYRPGLTAAAEHGVRHPYVEAAVDKSAVRQIARDLGLAAIAELPAAPCLSSRIETGLRVEPETLQFIHRVERLVAARVAAEPPGRAVRCRIRASGIVVELDAPSLAALADTDRDALGLAILDAAPATVARRTVSFAPYRTGSAFLVDKLEAAS
- a CDS encoding hypothetical protein (ID:RHAL1_03405;~conserved protein of unknown function;~source:Prodigal:2.6): MATFTPHVGVDDLVFGLTAREVLTLLGPPKAARKTARGEISETRGPAQPRVTLAADRLVELSYMPAAGALVLDDEDLFAGGEGLRHLRRIQASYGPLFTHVGFVVCLEAGIAVTGFHDGNLAQKAVTVFERGRWDRFAGHLAPIVLR
- a CDS encoding hypothetical protein (ID:RHAL1_03403;~conserved exported protein of unknown function;~source:Prodigal:2.6), with protein sequence MRLSAKLSAGLAAGFLLVEAPAFAFDFKGDKTIVLHTRDGKDIAIGTIAFTPQGDGSATYKLAVDTSKMKTFFLSMRDFKCEEGPDIQCFVAYPYKHPAVVKPSDLSWLEHDLLFFWKAPNDYGAKLQNGIYYALKPTDHALVGTPQAIDLNAIAAPPDDLKTPPYAPGDRDDSAQGSRWVESLRIE
- a CDS encoding hypothetical protein (ID:RHAL1_03398;~conserved protein of unknown function;~source:Prodigal:2.6); translation: MHIHLDAIGGAAGDMFAAALLDAFPHLEADTLATVQRVAPVTCKVVDHNDGVLRGRRFDVARRRVETDGHHHHHHRHWSDIRALLLDADLPDTVRDHAVGIFTHLAEAEAEVHGIAVADVAFHEVGAWDSIADIVAAACLIVSTGATTWSVGSLPLGSGRVTTAHGLLPVPAPATAILLRGFEMLDDGIAGERVTPTGAAILRHLRDTAGATPPRRRVMGRSGLGFGMRKLAGVSNCLRVLVFDDVAAGAGGSHRELGVIEFEVDDQSPEDLAMGLDRLRAHADIFDVVQIPVYGKKGRMMMHVRVLARSGAIDDAIAACFRETTTIGLRHHVVSGAALPRDIREIEVDGATVRVKRVDRPGGRTAKAEADDAMAHETHARRASIRRRAERLALSDDAAE